One window of Puntigrus tetrazona isolate hp1 chromosome 14, ASM1883169v1, whole genome shotgun sequence genomic DNA carries:
- the gla gene encoding alpha-galactosidase A: protein MSVPDIVFVGVMSLLVPASALDNGLALTPTMGWLHWERFMCNVDCDTDPQNCIREELFMEMADVMVKEGWKDAGYEFVCIDDCWPSHERDNQGRLQADPKRFPSGIKKLADYVHAKGLKLGIYADVGTRTCAGYPGTLGYYDIDAKTFADWGVDLLKFDGCFMPDWHQLGEGYMNMSRALNQTGRSIVYSCEWPLYEWQHQQPDYEAIRKTCNHWRNYGDVYDQWTSVKSILDWTADHQKIVVPVAGPGGWNDPDMLIIGNFGLSRDQQQTQMALWAIMAAPLLMSNDLRDICPKAKELLQNKQIIAINQDPLGIQGHRTIKADSFEVWERRLSGNRLAVAVMNRQEIGGPRRFIISAATLPSWQLCDPKCNVTQILPVYQEMGVQNLLSEVTVKVNPTGTTLLTVSPVKSSPHDTP, encoded by the exons ATGAGTGTTCCAGATATAGTCTTTGTCGGGGTTATGTCTTTATTAGTTCCAGCTTCGGCGCTGGATAATGGACTGGCTTTAACCCCCACCATGGGCTGGTTGCACTGGGAGAGATTCATGTGCAACGTCGACTGTGATACGGATCCTCAGAACTGCATTAG AGAGGAACTGTTCATGGAGATGGCAGATGTGATGGTGAAAGAAGGATGGAAAGATGCTGGATATGAGTTTGTGTGCATTGACGATTGCTGGCCTTCACACGAGAGGGATAACCAGGGACGTCTGCAGGCCGACCCCAAGAGGTTTCCCAGTGGAATCAAAAAACTGGCCGATTAT gTCCATGCCAAAGGTCTGAAGCTGGGAATATATGCAGATGTTGGCACAAGGACATGTGCAGGCTACCCTGGGACTTTGGGCTACTATGACATTGATGCTAAAACCTTTGCAGACTGGGGTGTGGATCTGTTAAAATTCGATGGATGCTTCATGCCTGACTGGCATCAGCTGGGAGAAG GTTATATGAACATGTCAAGAGCTCTAAACCAGACAGGCAGAAGTATTGTTTACTCCTGTGAATGGCCATTATATGAGTGGCAACACCAACAG CCTGACTACGAGGCAATCCGCAAGACCTGTAACCACTGGCGTAACTACGGAGATGTTTATGACCAGTGGACCAGTGTGAAGAGCATCCTGGACTGGACAGCTGATCATCAGAAAATCGTTGTCCCCGTGGCAGGACCAGGTGGATGGAATGACCCTGACATG CTGATAATAGGGAACTTCGGCCTGAGCCGCGATCAGCAGCAGACTCAGATGGCCTTGTGGGCTATCATGGCTGCCCCACTTCTGATGTCCAACGACCTGCGAGACATTTGTCCCAAGGCCAAAGAACTGCTGCAGAACAAACAGATCATTGCCATCAACCAGGACCCTCTGGGCATTCAGGGCCATCGTACAATAAAG GCTGACAGTTTTGAGGTGTGGGAGCGGCGCTTGTCAGGCAACAGGCTGGCCGTGGCAGTGATGAATAGGCAGGAGATTGGTGGTCCACGCAGATTTATCATTTCTGCAGCGACGCTGCCTAGTTGGCAGCTCTGTGACCCGAAGTGCAACGTAACGCAGATCCTGCCTGTGTACCAGGAAATGGGTGTCCAGAATCTCTTGTCAGAGGTGACGGTCAAAGTCAATCCTACAGGCACAACGCTTCTCACTGTCAGCCCTGTCAAAAGCAGTCCTCATGACACCCCGTGA